DNA from Paraburkholderia sp. BL10I2N1:
GCCGACCAGGCGAAGAACATCACGCTCGGCATCGTCGCGCCGGACGGCTACGACGGGATGGTGCAGCACTCGGAGCAGCTCGCGGCGGCCGGCGTGCCGTTCATCTTCGATCCGGGCCAGGGGCTGCCGCTCTTCGACGGCGCATCGCTGCGCCGCATGATTGAACTTGCCACTTACGTAGCGGTCAACGATTACGAAGTCAGGCTCGTGAGCAACAAGACGGGCTGGTCGGTTGAGGAAATCGCGAGCCGCGTCGATGCGCTGATCGTGACGCGCGGCGAGCACGGTGCGCAGATTCATCACGCTGGCGGCATCGAAGAAATTCCGGCGGTAACCGCGAAGCAGGTGCTCGACCCGACCGGTTGCGGCGATGCATTCCGTGGCGGCCTGCTCTATGGGCTGGAGAAGAGCCTGGGCTGGGCGACGACCGGCCGCCTGGCCAGCCTGATGGGCGCGCTCAAGATTGAGCATCAGGGGCCGCAAAACTACGCGCCGACGCGCGCGGAAATCAACGAACGATTCAAGCAGGCGTTTGGATATGACCTGCCGTAATTGGAGCAACGGGAAATGAAAGCGATGAGTCGCGTAGCAGTCGAAGTGGTGTTCGGCGGTTCGCTGATCATGACTGGATGCGCGTATAACAGCAGCTCGGCGGACGTCTACACGGCGTCGCAGGCGCAGCGCGAAGAGACGGTCCGGATGGCTGTCGTCGACAGCGTACGGGCGGTCAAGATCAGCTCGAATAACGGCCAGCCGAGCGGCATTGGCGCCATCGGCGGCGGTGCGCTGGGGGCGGTGGCAGGCAGCGCGATTGGCGGCGGCCGTGGCTCGATCCTGACGGGTATCGTCGGCGGTCTGGCGGGTGTGGTAGCAGGCAACGCAGTAGAAAACGGCGCAGCCATGCGCGACGGCCTCGAAATTACCGTGCGACTCGATAACGGCGACATGCGTGCCATCACGCAAACCGCCACGGGCGAAATCTTCCGCGCAGGCGATCGCGTTCGCCTGCTCTCCAGCGGCGGCGTGACACGCGTCACGCACTAGATCCGTTTCCCCTGAGCCGCCGCGGCACGGATTGCCGTTGCGGCGACCTCACGCGCATGCCCTCCCCTGTGCATGCGCTTTTTTTCGTCCGTCTGAGGCGTCGAGGTTGATGCAGTTCTTCGCGTGGCCTCGCGCGATCGTCGACGGCTCGACAAACGCACGCGCCGCCGCACGCCAACCCGGCAGACAAAAAAAATCCCGCCACCGGAGACCGGTGACGGGACGGTGATTGGGTCCTGTTCTACCCAATCATCGGGCACATTGCGAAGTGCCGAGTGACTGCTTCAGCTATTACGGACGGCTGCCAGTCGGAAACGGCCATGCAGCAGCCGGATTCAACGCAGTCTTCACCGTCGCAGCCGGCGCGGTCGATGCAGCAGGCGCAGCGGGAGCAGGTGCGGCCTTCTTCGCGACAGCCTTCTTCGCAGGGGCGGCCTTCTTGGCAGGGGCAGCCTTCTTCGCGGCAGCCTTCTTCGCAGGGGCAGCCTTCTTGGCAGCAGCCTTTTTCGCAGGCGCCTTCTTCGCAGCGGCCTTCTTGGCCGGTGCTGCCTTCTTCGCTGCAGCCTTCTTAGCCGGCGCGGCCTTCTTTGCAGCAACCTTCTTCACTGCGACTTTCTTTGCAGCGGCCTTCTTGGCCGGTGCTGCCTTCTTCGCTGCAACCTTCTTCACAGCGACTTTCTTGGCAGCGACCTTCTTCGCTGCAACCTTCTTCGCCGGCGCAGCCTTCTTCGCTGCGACCTTCTTCACTGCCACTTTCTTGGCAGCAACCTTCTTCACGGCGACCTTCTTGGCCGGTGCAGCCTTCTTCGCCGGAGCAGCTTTCTTGGCTGCAACCTTCTTCACAGCCGCTTTCTTCGCAGCTTTCTTTGCCATTGCCATCATTTTCTCCTTCAGGTTCAGATGAGAGTCAGTTCAAACAACACCCTTCGTCAAAACCCGCTTCCCGCTGACGCTTCTCACGGCGCGCGCTGCGAAGCGGGCTATTCATCGGCGTACGCAGATGCTGCGTGCTTACGCTAATGAATACGGTAAGGCGCGCCGTGCCACGAGGCACCGCGCGCCAGATCCAGTCGGCGTTGGATTTCAACGCCGGCAATCGCTTGATCGAGCCGTTGGCGGTTGAGCCAGCGACTTTTTCCGGGGGGAAGTTTGCCCATCCCACTGAAGGGTTCGCAAAGTACGTGTGGTCGTTGTGGGCCGATAAGGCACCGGGCACGCTTTGCATCAGGCGATCATGCTCCTAACCATGTCTGCCGCGGCCACTGCCAGCGGCATCCCCATCAATTTAGTCTACGACGCGTTCCCGATTATTCCCAGGAGAGTGCGCCGCCGGTCTGATATTCAATGACCCGCGTCTCAAAGAAGTTGCGTTCCTTCTTCAGGTCGATCATCTCGCTCATCCACGGGAACGGGTTTTCCTCGTTCGGGTACAGCGGATCGAGACCGATCTGCTGGCAACGGCGGTTGCAGATGAAGCGCAGATAGCTCTTGAACATCGACGCATTGAGGCCGAGCACCCCGCGCGGCATCGTGTCTTCTGCGTAGCGATATTCGAGATCGACAGCCTGCTTGAAGATTTCGCGGATTTCCGCGCGGAACTCAGCCGTCCACAGGTGCGGGTTTTCGAGTTTGATCTGGTTGATGAGGTCGATGCCGAAGTTGCAGTGCATCGATTCGTCACGAAGGATGTACTGGTACTGTTCCGCCGCGCCGGTCATCTTGTTCTGGCGGCCTAGTGCAAGAATCTGCGTGAAGCCGACATAGAAGAAGAGGCCTTCCATCACACAGGCGAACACGATCAGCGAGCGAAGCAGCGTCTGATCGGCCTCGACCGTGCCGGTCTTGAAGGCCGGATCGGTCAGCACATGGATGTACGGAATCAGGAATTCGTCTTTCGCGCGGATCGAGGAGACTTCGTGATACGCATTGAAGATCTCGCCTTCGTCCAGGCCGAGCGATTCGACGATGTACTGGTAAGCGTGGGTGTGGATCGCCTCTTCGAACGCCTGGCGCAGCAGGAACTGGCGGCATTCGGGCGCCGTGATGTGGCGGTAGGTGCCCAGCACGATGTTGTTCGCGGCGAGCGAGTCCGCCGTCACGAAGAAACCGAGGTTACGCTTGACGATCCGGCGCTCGTCTTCGGTCAGCCCGTTCGGGTCTTTCCAGAGCGCGATGTCGCGGGACATGTTGATTTCCTGGGGCATCCAGTGGTTCGCACAGCCCGACAGGTACTTTTCCCACGCCCACTTGTATTTGAACGGCACCAGTTGGTTGACGTCAGTCTGGCCGTTGATGATGCGCTTGTCGGCGACATTCACGCGCGCTTCGGAGACAGCGGCCGGTGCAGTCGGCGCAGTGCCTTGAGCGCCGTGACGGGTAACAGGAGGAGCGACGGCGATGTCGTTCGCGAAGATATCCTGAGCCGAGGGAGCCTGATGAGCGGCACGCGTTGCAGCCTGCGTCCCGACAGCCGATCCCGCAGCGTTGCGCAACATATCTTGTTGCGAAGCGCTCGAGGGAGTTACGGCAGTGATCTCGTCATCCCAGTTGAGCATAAATGTCACCATCAATTTAGAACGGTTTGTACCATCTTTTCGTTAGCGATAAAAGGGTTCGCTCACGAAAAATCCTGTTTTCGATTCACGCTGCGACCTACATACAACACTTTGCTCAACAGACTGTCTGCATCGCTTCGCGTGAAGCGATCAAAGCATGTGTGATCGTTGGTCTTCGCTTCATCAAAAGTGCCTCGCTTCGAACTGACCTGGCGAGACTCGAAGCAACGTTGAAGTGTCGTTGCTGCGATGTCGAAGCACCGGGTCGTGCATGCGTTGCGCCTGCGTCGCTCGTGCTCCGCCTGTGCGTTTCGAGGCACTTCAAATCTGTGTCGCCTGACTTTCTCTACTGCGCTACCTTCTCTATCGGGCTACGCGACGAGAGCAAGGTTCAGGGTTTTCTCGCAGTCATCGACTGGGCGTCGATGATGCCGCAATGCGCGTTGCGCAAGGTGTTGCCAGTTCGATGTCTTGCTGCTGCGAGGCAGAAGTCTTCCCTCTGCTTCACTTCGATGAGCGGCGCCTCTTTCCAGGAGCACCGCTCACCGCTTCCTTCACGACCGGCTTGCGCCGGCCGTCTGCCTTACTGGCACGCTTCGCACTCTTCGAAGCCCGGATCGCCCGGACGCATCATGCACACTGGACCGTCTGCTTCCGGCGCTGCTTCCACCGCGACTGCGGCGGGCGCCACGGAGGCTGCATGAGCCGCCGCTGCCTGCAAGCCACCCGACGATGCTGCACCGCCGCTCGCGCCGAAACCAGCCGCGCCGCCTGCCGCACCGCCCGAGCTTTCGCCGCCGCCCGAGGACACCGCGTTAAGGGCGCCGTGCGCGACCGTCGACTTCTCGACGTGCGTCGCCGCCATCGTGCGGAGGTAATAGGTCGTCTTCAGACCGCGCAGCCACGCGAGCTTGTAGACCTCGTCGAGCTTCTTGCCCGATGCACCGCCCATGTAGATGTTGAGCGACTGCGCCTGGTCGATCCACTTCTGGCGACGCGATGCCGCTTCGACCAGCCACTTCGGATCGACTTCGAACGCGGTCGCGTAGATCGCGCGGAGGTCCGCCGGGATGCGGTCGATGCGCGACAGCGTGCCGTCGAAGTACTTCAGGTCGGCGACCATCACTTCGTCCCACAGGCCACGTTCCTTCAGGTCGCGCACCAGGTAGTCGTTCACCACCGTGAATTCGCCCGACAGGTTCGACTTCACGTACAGGTTCTGGAACGTCGGCTCGATGCAGGCCGAGACGCCGATGATGTTCGAGATCGTCGCCGTCGGCGCGATCGCCACGCAGTTCGAGTTGCGCATGCCGTAGGTAGCGATGCGCCCACGCAGCTCCGTCCAGTCCATCGACTCGCTCGAATCCACCTCGACATAGCCGCCACGCGCTTCGGCGAGCAGCTTCAGCGTGTCCTGCGGGAGGATGCCGCGATCCCACAGGGAGCCGCGGTAGCTCGAATAGCGGCCGCGCTCGGCAGCCAGCTCGGTCGACGCGTAGTACGCGTAGTAGCAGACCGCTTCCATCGACGTGTCGGCGAACCTGACGGCCTCTTCCGACGCGTACGGCGTGCGCAGCAGGTGCAGGCAGTCCTGGAACCCCATGATGCCCATGCCGACCGGACGGTGCTTCAGGTTCGAGTTACGTGCCTTGGCGACCGCGTAATAGTTGATGTCGATCACGTTGTCGAGCATGCGCATCGCGACGCTGATGGTGCGCTTCAGCTTGTCGTGGTCGAGCGCCAGCGTGCCGTCGGCCTGCTTCGTCAGGTGAGCGACGAGGTTGACCGAGCCGAGGTTGCAGACGGCGATTTCGCTGTCGCTGGTGTTCAGCGTGATTTCCGTGCACAGGTTCGACGAGTGCACCACGCCCACGTGCTGCTGCGGTGAACGGATGTTGCACGGATCCTTGAAGGTGATCCACGGATGGCCGGTTTCAAACAGCATGCCGAGCATCTTGCGCCACAGTTGCGCCGCCGGGATCTTCTTGAACAGCTTGATCTCGCCGCGCGCCACCTTGTCTTCGTAAGCTGTGTAAGCCGCTTCGAACTCGGCGCCGAACTTGTCGTGCAGATCCGGGCAGGTGGACGGCGAGAACAGCGTCCAGTCGCCGCCTTCGTGCACGCGCTTCATGAACAGATCGGGAATCCAGTTCGCCGTGTTCATGTCGTGCGTGCGACGACGGTCGTCACCGGTGTTCTTGCGCAGCTCGAGGAACTCTTCGATGTCCAGGTGCCACGATTCGAGGTACGCGCAGACCGCGCCTTTGCGCTTGCCGCCCTGGTTCACGGCGACAGCCGTGTCGTTGACCACCTTGAGGAACGGCACGACGCCTTGCGACTTGCCGTTGGTGCCCTTGATATGCGAGCCGAGCGCCCGCACGCGCGTCCAGTCGTTGCCGAGGCCGCCGGCGAACTTCGACAGCAGCGCGTTCTCCTTCAGTGCTTCATAGATGCCGTCGAGGTCGTCGTCGACCGTCGTCAGGTAGCACGACGACAGCTGCGAGCGGCGCGTGCCCGAGTTGAACAGCGTCGGCGTCGAGCTCATGAAGTCGAAGCTCGACAGCACGTTGTAGAACTCGATCGCGCGTGCTTCGCGGTCGATCTCATTCAGCGCGAGACCCATCGCGACACGCATAAAGAATGCCTGCGGCATTTCAATCCGCACGCCGTCGCTATGCAGGAAGTAGCGGTCATACAGCGTTTGCAGGCCGAGGTAGCCGAACTGCAGGTCGCGCTCGGCGTCGAGCGCTGCGCCCAGACGCTTCAGGTCGAACTGCATCAGCTTGTCGTCGAGCAGTTCAACCTGCACGCCGCGCTTGATGAAGGTCGGGAAGTATTCAGCGTAACGCTCGCCCATTTCGCCCTGCGTGACTTCCTCTTCGAGGATCTCGCGGCGGATCGTGTGCAGCAGGATGCGGGCCGTGACCTGGCTGTAGGCCGGATCCTTTTCGATCATCGTGCGCGCAGCGAGGATGGCCGAGTCATAGACCTGGCTCATCGGCACGCCGTCGTACAGGTTCTTCACCGTTTCCGCGACGATCGGTTCGGCGCTCACGGCGTCGCCCAGGTTCGCGCAGGCCGATTCGATGATCGAGCGCAATGCGTTCATATCGAGCGGACGCGTCACGCCGCCGTCGACCACGTTCAAACCAGGCGCGCCCGCTGCCGCTTCCGGCTCATGGCTACGCTCCTGCGTGCGCTTCTCGCGATACAGCACGTACGCACGTGCGACGTTGTGTTCGCCGCCGCGCATCAGCGCGAGTTCGACCTGATCCTGGATGTCTTCGATGTGGAAGGTGCCGCCGTTCGGGCGGCTGCGCAGCAGTGCGCGCACGACGTTCTGCGTGAGCTGCTCCACCAGTTCGCGCACGCGTGCCGACGCCGCGCCTTGCCCGCCGTTGACGGCCAGAAATGCCTTCGTCACCGCGATGGCGATTTTCGACGGCTCGAACGACACGACGCTGCCGTTACGACGGATCACCTTGTAGTCGGCGAAGGTCGCCTGCGGGGTGAGCGGCTGGCCGCCCTGTGCCTGTCCGCCGAGGGAGTGACTGGGTGCGCCCTCGTACCGGGTCGTCACGTTGTCGGTCGTTTGCATGTGCAAAGCTCCTGGTCTTGGAATGGTGCGGAGAAACCCGCGGATTAGTACGATCGCCGCGCCGTATCCGGCGCGAACGTTGGGCTGCGGAGAATGGGCCAGCAAGGCCTGATGACCGGATGCGACACGGCGGACTGGACGACGGTCTTCATCATGCGAGTCGCGATCACTGGCTGTGCCCTTTTCCCGAATTTGCCGGCAGTGCCCGCTCTCATCGAGCCATGCCGGACCTGTATTTTTTCAATGCCTGGAATGCATGCGGCGCCATGCTCATGGAGCGGGGCGCCGCCTGATCTACACAACATTTAGTGCGAAATCGAATTCATGACACAAAGTATAGTGGAACTCGGGACTATCTCAAATTATTTTATTTGCGCTCCCCCGCTTGACTTTTCACATGGGCAAGCCGGACGGGACTGCCCGGAAAGCAAGGCTGTGCAACGTTTTCGGCCCGTTGCGCAAAGCCCTCCCGAATGCCCCTTATGACGCTGCGGAAAACTTGAGATAGGGGAAATACCGATCCGCGAGCCTGGTGTCGCGCTGAAGACGGGGCCACTCGAAATGCGGACCCGGATCGGTCTTGCGACCCGGTGCGATATCGGAGTGGCTGGCGAGGGCTTCGATGGGATAGTGTCCGACGAGGGCTGTCACAAGCGCGCTCAAGGTCCGGTATTGCGCCGGTTCGAACGCGGTCGTGTCGCTGCCTTCCAGCTCGATGCCGATCGAGAAGTCATTGCAGCGCTCGCGACCGAAGAAGCTCGAGACGCCCGCATGCCAGGCACGCTCATCGCACGATACGTACTGTTCGAGCGCGCCGTCGCGATGGATCACGAAGTGCGCCGACACCTTGACGCCGCGCAGGTGCGTGTCGAAGTACGGATGCGCGTCACAGTCGAGACGGTTCTGGAAGAGCTCAGCGATCGCGCTGCCGCCGAACTCGCCGGGAGGCAGGCTGATGTTGTGAACGACGATGAGCGTAGGCGGCACGCCCTCGGGGCGCGCTTCGAAATTCGAGGTTGGCAGTTTGCGTGCGGCTGCGACCCAACCGTCAGCATCGACGGTGAAATCGTCGCTCATCGGGCGTCGCGGCCCGACTGCCGGGCCGCGTTGCGCTGTG
Protein-coding regions in this window:
- a CDS encoding carbohydrate kinase family protein, coding for MATLICGSLAYDNIMTFEGRFREHILPEQVHILNVSFLVPTMRREFGGCAGNIGYALNLLGGDARIMATIGAVDAQLYIDRLDSLGLSKEHVRVLPDTYSAQAMITTDLENNQITAFHPGAMMESHLNRADQAKNITLGIVAPDGYDGMVQHSEQLAAAGVPFIFDPGQGLPLFDGASLRRMIELATYVAVNDYEVRLVSNKTGWSVEEIASRVDALIVTRGEHGAQIHHAGGIEEIPAVTAKQVLDPTGCGDAFRGGLLYGLEKSLGWATTGRLASLMGALKIEHQGPQNYAPTRAEINERFKQAFGYDLP
- a CDS encoding glycine zipper 2TM domain-containing protein — protein: MKAMSRVAVEVVFGGSLIMTGCAYNSSSADVYTASQAQREETVRMAVVDSVRAVKISSNNGQPSGIGAIGGGALGAVAGSAIGGGRGSILTGIVGGLAGVVAGNAVENGAAMRDGLEITVRLDNGDMRAITQTATGEIFRAGDRVRLLSSGGVTRVTH
- a CDS encoding histone H1-like DNA-binding protein; this translates as MAMAKKAAKKAAVKKVAAKKAAPAKKAAPAKKVAVKKVAAKKVAVKKVAAKKAAPAKKVAAKKVAAKKVAVKKVAAKKAAPAKKAAAKKVAVKKVAAKKAAPAKKAAAKKAAPAKKAAAKKAPAKKAAAKKAAPAKKAAAKKAAPAKKAAPAKKAVAKKAAPAPAAPAASTAPAATVKTALNPAAAWPFPTGSRP
- a CDS encoding ribonucleotide-diphosphate reductase subunit beta, whose product is MLNWDDEITAVTPSSASQQDMLRNAAGSAVGTQAATRAAHQAPSAQDIFANDIAVAPPVTRHGAQGTAPTAPAAVSEARVNVADKRIINGQTDVNQLVPFKYKWAWEKYLSGCANHWMPQEINMSRDIALWKDPNGLTEDERRIVKRNLGFFVTADSLAANNIVLGTYRHITAPECRQFLLRQAFEEAIHTHAYQYIVESLGLDEGEIFNAYHEVSSIRAKDEFLIPYIHVLTDPAFKTGTVEADQTLLRSLIVFACVMEGLFFYVGFTQILALGRQNKMTGAAEQYQYILRDESMHCNFGIDLINQIKLENPHLWTAEFRAEIREIFKQAVDLEYRYAEDTMPRGVLGLNASMFKSYLRFICNRRCQQIGLDPLYPNEENPFPWMSEMIDLKKERNFFETRVIEYQTGGALSWE
- a CDS encoding ribonucleoside-diphosphate reductase subunit alpha: MQTTDNVTTRYEGAPSHSLGGQAQGGQPLTPQATFADYKVIRRNGSVVSFEPSKIAIAVTKAFLAVNGGQGAASARVRELVEQLTQNVVRALLRSRPNGGTFHIEDIQDQVELALMRGGEHNVARAYVLYREKRTQERSHEPEAAAGAPGLNVVDGGVTRPLDMNALRSIIESACANLGDAVSAEPIVAETVKNLYDGVPMSQVYDSAILAARTMIEKDPAYSQVTARILLHTIRREILEEEVTQGEMGERYAEYFPTFIKRGVQVELLDDKLMQFDLKRLGAALDAERDLQFGYLGLQTLYDRYFLHSDGVRIEMPQAFFMRVAMGLALNEIDREARAIEFYNVLSSFDFMSSTPTLFNSGTRRSQLSSCYLTTVDDDLDGIYEALKENALLSKFAGGLGNDWTRVRALGSHIKGTNGKSQGVVPFLKVVNDTAVAVNQGGKRKGAVCAYLESWHLDIEEFLELRKNTGDDRRRTHDMNTANWIPDLFMKRVHEGGDWTLFSPSTCPDLHDKFGAEFEAAYTAYEDKVARGEIKLFKKIPAAQLWRKMLGMLFETGHPWITFKDPCNIRSPQQHVGVVHSSNLCTEITLNTSDSEIAVCNLGSVNLVAHLTKQADGTLALDHDKLKRTISVAMRMLDNVIDINYYAVAKARNSNLKHRPVGMGIMGFQDCLHLLRTPYASEEAVRFADTSMEAVCYYAYYASTELAAERGRYSSYRGSLWDRGILPQDTLKLLAEARGGYVEVDSSESMDWTELRGRIATYGMRNSNCVAIAPTATISNIIGVSACIEPTFQNLYVKSNLSGEFTVVNDYLVRDLKERGLWDEVMVADLKYFDGTLSRIDRIPADLRAIYATAFEVDPKWLVEAASRRQKWIDQAQSLNIYMGGASGKKLDEVYKLAWLRGLKTTYYLRTMAATHVEKSTVAHGALNAVSSGGGESSGGAAGGAAGFGASGGAASSGGLQAAAAHAASVAPAAVAVEAAPEADGPVCMMRPGDPGFEECEACQ
- the ampD gene encoding 1,6-anhydro-N-acetylmuramyl-L-alanine amidase AmpD, with translation MSDDFTVDADGWVAAARKLPTSNFEARPEGVPPTLIVVHNISLPPGEFGGSAIAELFQNRLDCDAHPYFDTHLRGVKVSAHFVIHRDGALEQYVSCDERAWHAGVSSFFGRERCNDFSIGIELEGSDTTAFEPAQYRTLSALVTALVGHYPIEALASHSDIAPGRKTDPGPHFEWPRLQRDTRLADRYFPYLKFSAAS